A genome region from Setaria italica strain Yugu1 chromosome III, Setaria_italica_v2.0, whole genome shotgun sequence includes the following:
- the LOC101772008 gene encoding selT-like protein (The sequence of the model RefSeq protein was modified relative to this genomic sequence to represent the inferred CDS: added 52 bases not found in genome assembly), whose product MDRAQLLLVGLPALLFFSDLTHIFAPPPPHLRHPPHHHHHPHPPHHHPHPPHHPHPHPPHHHPHPPHHHHHPDPAAAAIEEPRVDGAGFGATVELQFCASCSYRGTAMTMKRMLETSFPGIHVILHNYPPPFPKRVLSKAIPIVQVGAVATIMAGDQIFPRLGMVPPPWYYSLRANRFGTMATIWLFGNFAQSFLQSSGAFEVYCNGELVFSKLTEQRFPSEFELRDLIGSRLPESPFGRNLGKTFT is encoded by the exons ATGGACCGCGCgcagctcctcctcgtcggcctcCCGGCCCTGCTCTTCTTCTCGGACCTCACCCACAtcttcgcgccgccgcctccccaccTCCGCCACCCCC CCATCCCCATCCCCAcccgccgcaccaccacccacACCCGCCgcaccaccatcaccacccCGACCCCGCCGCGGCAGCCATAGAG GAGCCACGCGTCGATGGGGCTGGATTCGGCGCTACAGTCGAGCTGCAGTTCTGCGCCTCCTGCTCCTACAG GGGAACTGCAATGACCATGAAGCGCATGCTGGAAACCTCATTTCCTGGCATCCATGTTATCTTGCATAATTATCCTCCACCCTTCCCCAAGCGTGTACTTAGCAAAGCTATCCCAATTGTTCAAGTTGGAGCCGTTGCAACAATAATGGCTGGTGACCAGATTTTCCCCAGACTTGGAATGGTTCCACCTCCATGGTACTACTCGCTACGTGCCAATAGATTTGGAACTATGGCGACAATATGGCTATTTGGCAATTTTGCTCAGTCCTTCCTACAAAGCTCTGGCGCCTTTGAAGTTTACTGCAATGGAGAGCTG GTATTCTCAAAATTGACTGAGCAGAGGTTCCCAAGTGAGTTTGAGCTGCGTGATCTCATCGGCAGCAGATTGCCCGAGTCGCCATTTGGGAGGAATCTGGGGAAAACATTTACTTGA